A genomic segment from Papilio machaon chromosome 10, ilPapMach1.1, whole genome shotgun sequence encodes:
- the LOC106717548 gene encoding BTB/POZ domain-containing protein KCTD5 — MADSMCDGDYLKENTQKFNNERRSSKQWVKLNVGGTYFLTTKTTLSRDPNSFLYRLVQEDSDLISDRDETGAYLIDRDPTYFSPVLNYLRHGKLVINNDIAEEGVLEEAEFYNITELIRLVKERICLRERRPLKDSKKHVYRVLQFHEEELTQMMSTLSDGWKFEQLINIGSQYNYGNDEHSEFLCVVSRECGNSLNSNDIEPTDRAKVLQHKGSRM, encoded by the exons ATGGCGGACTCGATGTGTGATGGcgattatttaaaagaaaatacacaaaaatttaacaatgaaaGACGAAGTAGTAAGCAATGGGTTAAACTAAACGTAGGAGGAACTTACTTTTTAACCACAAAGACAACGTTGTCGAGAGATCCTAATTCGTTTCTTTATCGATTGGTACAAGAGGATAGTGACTTAATTTCAGACAGG GATGAAACCGGTGCatatttaatagatagagaTCCGACATATTTTTCGCCTGTATTAAACTATCTTCGACACGGCAAACTCGTTATCAATAACGACATTGCCGAAGAAGGAGTTTTGGAAGAAGCTGagttttataacataactGAACTCATAAGACTAGTTAAGGAAAGAATATGTCTACGGGAACGACGGCCACTAAAAGATTccaaaaaacatgtttacagAGTGTTACAATTCCATGAAGAAGAGTTGACGCAAATGATGTCTACTTTGTCTGACGGGTGGAAGTTCGAGCAGTTGATAAATATTGGCTCTCAATACAATTATGGCAATGATGAGCATTCTGAATTTCTTTGCGTTGTGAGTAGAGAATGTGGAAATTCTTTAAACAGCAATGACATAGAGCCAACGGATAGAGCCAAGGTGCTCCAACACAAAGGCTCAAGGATGTGA
- the LOC106717471 gene encoding dual specificity protein kinase splA: protein MMSNNIENDRSNSTGKMYPIDLAPQKITIVKSMSNTEVKMAHLITGQSKTSGSGQLITHAGSVGLMRSTAQIITPGVSSQPQMIVSGPPIFQGTPIISQGSQLLGQTSQIITQSQIINSSGIISPGTQIISQGSQLSAQVSNSSNSVSNIQSSVASSISGTQVLNVGGQLVSGSGNLVVSSSVRTIPPSVRVLPPLPHNRPVLSSVNVSTASGVLVSKAVTSHVPRGLAAGASLAVRPVTPIAASQSAGNQGGGAWSSGKGRSALVYQGRGVVPRGAAPRAPTATPPAASPTPTPVSTPTPQPSQSPHSSIITLTTSSILTSSGVISNAVRGTSPRAPTPTSTAAAPRPLPLLQRNYQPTKVVSVANVGVRGVVGNSAPSQLYYEVPLGSQQHVAHQQQQHHAPQLLHQVQQLPRPLTPYNHNQTAVQVSVVNSGQSVNEARQLATSLAASTILPRPSILRKRDIDGSPSKVGNFLSSGGAVGLSVYREVNSGVGVGSVGGGAPGWEDVPAGARGPGSGSTTMSAASSPPHDDAEPAPPPAPQPPHTPDLSPRKKPRKQMLSNEVRQCELTAEDAPPTPPPPANPPKRPQLGSGYVCGWRGTALHFVRPADVRRREPRARDILAIASQRHVLASADGWKVHHLTAQMDDLVSLEADVGSQLAGVLRALETASGRALAALQPHEHALLELLKGNIQRSKIVCEGIQEAREDILRVFKHRNFVSDILTRQADKRCYRKHRSQS from the exons ATGATGAGCAACAATATAGAAAACGACAGATCAAACTCAACTGGAAAAATGTATCCAATAGATCTTGCACCACAAAAGATTACTATAGTTAAAAGCATGTCGAATACAGAAGTGAAAATGGCTCATTTAATTACTGGTCAATCAAAAACATCAGGGTCCGGTCAATTAATAACTCATGCTGGCTCCGTTGGCCTAATGCGTTCAACTGCACAAATTATAACTCCTGGCGTCTCATCTCAg cCACAGATGATTGTGAGCGGGCCACCAATCTTTCAAGGCACCCCAATAATAAGCCAAGGCTCACAGCTGTTAGGTCAAACTTCACAGATTATAACACAATCACAGATAATAAACTCCAGTGGTATCATAAGTCCAGGCACACAAATAATCAGTCAAGGAAGCCAACTATCGGCACAAGTTTCTAACTCCAGTAACTCTGTGTCTAATATACAATCAAGTGTGGCATCATCTATAAGTGGAACACAAGTGCTCAATGTTGGTGGACAGCTTGTGAGTGGGTCTGGGAACCTAGTGGTCAGCTCTTCTGTGAGGACTATACCTCCAAGTGTGCGAGTGTTGCCTCCTCTCCCCCACAATAGACCAG tactGTCAAGTGTAAATGTGAGTACAGCAAGTGGTGTATTAGTTAGCAAAGCAGTAACAAGTCACGTGCCAAGAGGTCTGGCAGCCGGGGCATCACTAGCAGTGCGTCCCGTTACTCCCATAGCTGCCTCACAATCTGCCGGTAATCAAG GTGGTGGTGCTTGGTCGAGTGGGAAAGGACGTAGCGCGTTAGTGTACCAAGGACGCGGCGTGGTGCCTCGTGGGGCCGCTCCTCGCGCGCCCACGGCCACGCCCCCCGCGGCAtcgcccacgcccacgccgGTGTCAACGCCTACGCCGCAACCCAGCCAGTCCCCGCACTCCTCTATCATCACTTTGACTACCAGCTCCATACTTACtt CGAGCGGAGTGATATCTAATGCGGTTCGCGGTACGTCGCCCCGAGCGCCCACGCCCACGTCGACCGCCGCAGCGCCGCGCCCACTGCCGCTGCTGCAGAGAAACTACCAACCCACTAAG gTTGTAAGCGTTGCGAATGTGGGCGTGCGCGGTGTGGTGGGCAACAGCGCGCCCTCACAGCTGTACTACGAGGTGCCTCTGGGCAGCCAGCAGCACGTCGCACACCAGCAGCAACAGCACCACGCGCCGCAGCTGCTACACCAGGTGCAGCAGCTGCCGCGCCCGCTCACTCCTTACAACCACAACCAGACCGCAGTACAAG TGAGCGTTGTGAACAGCGGCCAGAGTGTGAACGAGGCGCGGCAGCTGGCCACCTCGCTCGCCGCATCCACCATCCTGCCGAGACCTTCCATTCTCAGGAAACGAGACATTGatgg ATCACCATCAAAGGTTGGTAACTTTTTGTCGAGTGGTGGAGCGGTTGGTTTGAGTGTGTACCGCGAAGTTAACAGCGGCGTCGGTGTGGGCTCAGTGGGCGGCGGCGCGCCGGGCTGGGAGGACGTGCCGGCGGGCGCTCGCGGCCCGGGCTCCGGCTCCACCACCATGTCGGCCGCATCCTCGCCTCCGCACGATGACGCCGagcccgcgccgccgccggcgCCACAGCCCCCTCACACGCCTGACCTCTCACCCCGCAAGAAGCCCAGGAAGCAAAT GTTAAGTAATGAAGTGCGGCAGTGCGAGTTGACTGCGGAGGACGCGCCGCCTACACCCCCGCCGCCCGCCAACCCTCCCAAAC GTCCCCAGCTGGGGTCAGGGTACGTGTGTGGTTGGCGCGGCACTGCGCTGCACTTTGTACGGCCGGCGGACGTGAGGCGACGAGAGCCGCGAGCTCGCGACATCCTCGCCATCGCCAGCCAGCGACATGTCCTCGCCAGCGCTGACGGGTGGAAGGTGCACCATCTCACTGCGCAGATGGACGACCTG GTATCGCTGGAGGCAGACGTGGGCTCTCAGCTGGCGGGTGTGCTGCGCGCGCTAGAGACAGCTTCGGGCCGCGCGCTCGCCGCACTGCAGCCGCATGAACATGCGCTGCTAGAACTGCTCAAG GGTAACATTCAAAGGAGCAAGATAGTTTGCGAAGGCATACAGGAGGCGCGCGAGGACATACTGCGTGTGTTCAAACACAGGAATTTTGTGTCCGACATTCTGACGCGGCAAGCGGACAAGCGATGTTACAGAAAACATCGCTCACAGTCGTAG
- the LOC106717526 gene encoding uncharacterized protein LOC106717526, with protein MSVKKSAKLNFMSGDFDESNFLKISPKNKKVQKRQRIEAQEEENSTANNITAYKKKKNVESKEIGSEPRQKLVNVMNDQILTRKQTYENLLKSLMEVVTNLEADYNVLKENEQKLEHLTGSFIKCIQQATNSHKQKLKTLKEIHGAFKKECEEMEADHKAETNKLGEELEEDMRKLQENLVSKIKRNEWENLQKTFFQAMQKNF; from the exons ATGTCCGTAAAAAAGTCTGCTAAACTAAACTTTATGTCTGGCGATTTTGATGAatctaactttttaaaaatctcgCCTAAGAACAAAAAGGTACAAAAGCGGCAAAGAATTGAAGCACAAGAGGAGGAAAATTCAACAGCTAATAATATCACAGcatataagaaaaagaaaaacgttGAAAGTAAAGAAATTGGCAGCGAGCCGCGTCAAAAATTGGTGAATGTTATGAATGACCAAATTCTAAcgag gaaacaaacaTACGAAAATTTACTCAAAAGTTTAATGGAAGTTGTAACTAATCTAGAGGCagattacaatgttttaaaagaaaatgaacaGAAGCTGGAACACCTAACAGGATCATTCATCAAATGCATTCAGCAAGCTACTAactcacataaacaaaaattgaaGACTTTGAAAGAAATTCATGGTGCATTTAAAAAAGA ATGTGAAGAAATGGAAGCAGATCATAAAGCAGAAACCAATAAACTTGGAGAAGAATTAGAAGAGGATATGAGAAAATTGCAAGAAAATcttgtttcaaaaataaagcGTAATGAATGGGAAAATTTGCAAAAAACCTTCTTTCAAGCaatgcaaaaaaatttttaa
- the LOC106717516 gene encoding 28S ribosomal protein S23, mitochondrial — protein MATSRLERIGTIFTRVEGLLTRGAMKPDDRPLWFDVYRAFPPNEEPRFARPKPEVKKIRQILYKEDAIRSKFHSEGHGLGINMLNPSGETQTKRLIQQYEKLKSEGVPEKELIEKSVAAVSVERQLASKTIPKNPDSVTAQVLGSADIKNIFKE, from the exons atggCTACTAGTCGTTTAGAAAGGATTGGTACAATATTTACAag agtGGAAGGTCTCCTTACACGCGGGGCAATGAAACCTGATGACCGGCCTCTTTGGTTTGATGTGTACAGAGCATTTCCTCCAAATGAAGAACCCAGATTTGCTAGACCTAAACCCGAGGTGAAAAAAATTAGACAAATTCTGTATAAAGAGGATGCCATAAGATC AAAGTTCCATTCAGAGGGTCATGGTTTAGGAATAAACATGTTAAATCCTTCAGGCGAGACACAAACTAAACGATTAATACAACAATATGAAAAGCTCAAATCTGAGGGAGTACCAGAAAAAGAACTAATTGAAAAATCAGTTGCTGCAGTTTCTGTGGAGCGGCAGTTAGCTTCCAAAACTATTCCTAAAAATCCAGATTCAGTTACTGCTCAAGTATTGGGAAGCGcagacataaaaaatatattcaaagaataa
- the LOC106717518 gene encoding uncharacterized protein LOC106717518, translating to MAQKKPLLFYIAAILVILSTIAQEAEARRKILRGRRVMTRTYYHGNAVPAWAISLMAGIGMLLVGGVLYVVMRKIVLSSETGSLNTYQPALQNEDV from the exons aTGGCTCAAAAGAAGCCCCTTTTGTTCTACATTGCTGCTATTTTAG TTATATTAAGCACCATCGCTCAAGAAGCAGAAGCGAGAAGAAAAATTCTTAGAGGAAGACGTGTTATGACAAGGACATACTACC ATGGCAACGCTGTACCGGCATGGGCGATCAGTCTGATGGCGGGAATAGGAATGCTGCTCGTTGGTGGAGTTCTGTACGTTGTAATGCGTAAAATAGTGCTTTCGTCTGAAACTGGCTCCCTTAATACATACCAGCCGGCGTTACAGAACGAAGATGTTTAA
- the LOC106717538 gene encoding splicing factor U2AF 50 kDa subunit isoform X2: MGEDKDRRRRSRSRERRRTRSRSRDRREKRRSKSRSPSKRSRRRKPSLYWDVPPPGFEHITPLQYKAMQAAGQIPANIVADTPQAAVPVVGSTITRQARRLYVGNIPFGVTEEETMEFFNQQMHLSGLAQAAGNPVLACQINLDKNFAFLEFRSIDETTQAMAFDGINFKGQSLKIRRPHDYQPMPGTENPAINVPAGVISTVVPDSPHKIFIGGLPNYLNEDQVKELLMSFGQLRAFNLVKDSSTGLSKGYAFAEYVDISMTDQAIAGLNGMQLGDKKLIVQRASIGAKNSTLAMTGAAPVTLQVAGLTLAGAGPATEVLCLLNMVTPDELRDEEEYEDILEDIKEECNKYGCVRSIEIPRPLEGVDVPGCGKVFVEFNSIADCQKAQQTLTGRKFSNRVVVTSYYDPDKYHRREF, encoded by the exons ATGGGTGAAGATAAAg ATCGGCGACGCAGATCTCGTTCGAGAGAACGGCGACGAACAAGGTCTAGATCGAGAGACCGAAGAGAGAAGAGGAGAAGTAAATCAAGATCACCGTCTAAGAGATCCCGTCGCCGCAAGCCTTCGCTGTATTGGGATGTACCGCCACCGGGATTTGAGCATATTACTCCTTTGCAATATAAGGCCATGCAGGCAGCCGGACAAATACCAGCGAACATCGTTGCAGACACGCCACAAGCTGCAGTACCTGTAGTCGGATCAACAATAACAAGACAAGCGCGAAGATTGTACGTCGGAAACATACCGTTTGGAGTCACCGAAGAAGAGACAATGGAGTTTTTCAATCAGCAGATGCACCTGTCAGGTTTAGCGCAAGCGGCTGGTAATCCAGTATTAGCTTGCCAAATAAACTTGGACAAAAACTTTGCATTCCTTGAGTTTAGATCTATTGATGAAACTACCCAAGCTATGGCCTTTGATGGGATAAACTTCAAAGGTCAGAGTTTGAAGATAAGGAGGCCGCATGATTATCAACCAATGCCTGGCACCGAGAATCCAGCAATAAATGTGCCag CTGGTGTTATAAGTACAGTTGTGCCAGATTCACCACATAAGATATTCATTGGTGGCCTCCCCAACTATCTTAATGAAGATCAA GTGAAAGAACTTCTGATGTCATTCGGTCAGCTCCGTGCTTTCAATTTGGTGAAGGACTCCTCTACAGGTCTCAGCAAGGGCTATGCATTTGCTGAATATGTAGACATATCCATGACGGATcag gCAATTGCAGGTTTAAATGGAATGCAACTAGGAGATAAGAAGTTAATTGTGCAGCGAGCGAGCATCGGTGCCAAGAATTCCACCTTGG CAATGACGGGCGCAGCACCGGTGACTTTGCAAGTGGCCGGGCTGACGTTGGCAGGCGCTGGTCCAGCCACTGAAGTACTGTGTCTACTCAACATGGTCACACCGGATGAACTGCGCGACGAAGAGGAATATGAAGACATTCTCGAGGATATCAA agAGGAGTGCAATAAATATGGCTGTGTCCGCAGTATTGAGATACCTAGACCCCTAGAGGGTGTTGATGTGCCCGGCTGTGGAAAG GTATTTGTTGAGTTCAACAGTATTGCTGACTGTCAGAAGGCGCAGCAGACTCTCACCGGGCGCAAGTTCAGCAATCGGGTCGTCGTGACGTCATACTACGACCCCGACAAATATCACCGCAGAGAGTTCTAA
- the LOC106717538 gene encoding splicing factor U2AF 50 kDa subunit isoform X1: protein MGEDKDRRRRSRSRERRRTRSRSRDRREKRRSKSRSPSKRSRRRKPSLYWDVPPPGFEHITPLQYKAMQAAGQIPANIVADTPQAAVPVVGSTITRQARRLYVGNIPFGVTEEETMEFFNQQMHLSGLAQAAGNPVLACQINLDKNFAFLEFRSIDETTQAMAFDGINFKGQSLKIRRPHDYQPMPGTENPAINVPAGVISTVVPDSPHKIFIGGLPNYLNEDQVKELLMSFGQLRAFNLVKDSSTGLSKGYAFAEYVDISMTDQAIAGLNGMQLGDKKLIVQRASIGAKNSTLGVYIQSMTGAAPVTLQVAGLTLAGAGPATEVLCLLNMVTPDELRDEEEYEDILEDIKEECNKYGCVRSIEIPRPLEGVDVPGCGKVFVEFNSIADCQKAQQTLTGRKFSNRVVVTSYYDPDKYHRREF, encoded by the exons ATGGGTGAAGATAAAg ATCGGCGACGCAGATCTCGTTCGAGAGAACGGCGACGAACAAGGTCTAGATCGAGAGACCGAAGAGAGAAGAGGAGAAGTAAATCAAGATCACCGTCTAAGAGATCCCGTCGCCGCAAGCCTTCGCTGTATTGGGATGTACCGCCACCGGGATTTGAGCATATTACTCCTTTGCAATATAAGGCCATGCAGGCAGCCGGACAAATACCAGCGAACATCGTTGCAGACACGCCACAAGCTGCAGTACCTGTAGTCGGATCAACAATAACAAGACAAGCGCGAAGATTGTACGTCGGAAACATACCGTTTGGAGTCACCGAAGAAGAGACAATGGAGTTTTTCAATCAGCAGATGCACCTGTCAGGTTTAGCGCAAGCGGCTGGTAATCCAGTATTAGCTTGCCAAATAAACTTGGACAAAAACTTTGCATTCCTTGAGTTTAGATCTATTGATGAAACTACCCAAGCTATGGCCTTTGATGGGATAAACTTCAAAGGTCAGAGTTTGAAGATAAGGAGGCCGCATGATTATCAACCAATGCCTGGCACCGAGAATCCAGCAATAAATGTGCCag CTGGTGTTATAAGTACAGTTGTGCCAGATTCACCACATAAGATATTCATTGGTGGCCTCCCCAACTATCTTAATGAAGATCAA GTGAAAGAACTTCTGATGTCATTCGGTCAGCTCCGTGCTTTCAATTTGGTGAAGGACTCCTCTACAGGTCTCAGCAAGGGCTATGCATTTGCTGAATATGTAGACATATCCATGACGGATcag gCAATTGCAGGTTTAAATGGAATGCAACTAGGAGATAAGAAGTTAATTGTGCAGCGAGCGAGCATCGGTGCCAAGAATTCCACCTTGGGTGTGTACATCCaat CAATGACGGGCGCAGCACCGGTGACTTTGCAAGTGGCCGGGCTGACGTTGGCAGGCGCTGGTCCAGCCACTGAAGTACTGTGTCTACTCAACATGGTCACACCGGATGAACTGCGCGACGAAGAGGAATATGAAGACATTCTCGAGGATATCAA agAGGAGTGCAATAAATATGGCTGTGTCCGCAGTATTGAGATACCTAGACCCCTAGAGGGTGTTGATGTGCCCGGCTGTGGAAAG GTATTTGTTGAGTTCAACAGTATTGCTGACTGTCAGAAGGCGCAGCAGACTCTCACCGGGCGCAAGTTCAGCAATCGGGTCGTCGTGACGTCATACTACGACCCCGACAAATATCACCGCAGAGAGTTCTAA
- the LOC106717536 gene encoding major facilitator superfamily domain-containing protein 10 isoform X1, producing the protein MDHLPGDGLKYRKNNNNYKENGLHDNENKLNNKSDDIQKGKVIGLVFVSLLLDLLAFTMILPLLPSLLDYYDKEEGKGNSLYASLVYAVRSFQKLTGAPDRFASVLFGGALGSMYSFLQFLTSPIVGSLSDAYGRKPMLLICLLGIAVSHALWSCASTFSMFVLARFIGGLSKANVSLSMAIVTDASGEKTRARGMALVGLAFSIGFIVGPMAGAWFAMTTDTNFGLWGQRPALYALSLSLANIALVSLFLPETLSKDKRAPLSLSLSKAIEYVSPWHLLKFSAVENLSQHQNKVLSNLGLIYFLYLFIYSGLEFTITFLTHHTFAYTAMQQGKMFLVIGVIMAVLQGGAARRLGPRGAETAARLALALTPASFLCVALAASADPVLLSPITWLWAGLVLFALSTAFAVSCMTSLAAAQAPAGARGAVLGALRSLGALARAAGPLLASAAYWCSGAAVTYSLGSIVLIIPAVMLFRLKS; encoded by the exons ATG gatcACTTACCTGGTGATGgcttaaaatatagaaaaaataacaacaactaTAAAGAAAATGGCTTGCATGataacgaaaataaattaaacaataaaagtgATGATATACAAAAAGGGAAAGTTATTGGCTTAGTTTTTGTGTCTTTGCTTCTGGATCTTTTAGCTTTTACTATGATTTTACCATTGTTGCCGTCATTACTTGATTATTACGACAAGGAGGAGGGTAAAGGAAATTCTTTGTATGCATCTTTAGTGTATGCTGTGAGAAGCTTTCAGAAGTTGACTGGTGCACCGGATAGGTTTGCATCAGTGCTTTTTGGAGGAGCACTGGGCTCTATGTACAGTTTCTTGCAGTTCCTTACAAGTCCTATTGTTGGCAGCTTATCAGATGCCTATGGAAGAAAACCCATGCTGTTAATTTGTTTA ttAGGTATAGCAGTGTCTCACGCATTATGGAGTTGCGCAAGTACATTCAGTATGTTCGTATTGGCGAGGTTCATAGGAGGTTTGAGCAAGGCAAATGTCAGCCTTAGTATGGCGATTGTCACTGATGCTTCAGGAGAAAAGACAAGGGCACGCGGAATG gcTCTCGTAGGTTTAGCATTTTCGATCGGATTCATAGTAGGTCCCATGGCGGGCGCCTGGTTCGCGATGACAACGGACACTAACTTCGGCCTGTGGGGCCAGAGACCTGCTTTGTATGCTCTCTCTCTGTCACTTGCCAACATTGCACTCGTGTCTTTGTTTTTGCCAGAAACATTGTCAAAG GATAAAAGAGCACCTCTCTCGCTGTCTCTTTCTAAAGCCATCGAATATGTGTCCCCTTGGCACCTATTAAAATTCTCCGCCGTTGAAAATCTGTCGCAGCATCAAAACAAAGTATTATCTAACCTGGGATtgatatactttttatatttgtttatttactccGGCCTTGAGTTTACTATAACTTTCCTGACGCACCACACCTTTGCCTATACAGCTATGCAGCAAGGGAAAATGTTTCTAGTTATAG GTGTGATAATGGCGGTGCTGCAGGGCGGTGCGGCGCGGCGACTGGGCCCGCGAGGTGCGGAGACAGCAGCGCGGCTGGCGCTAGCGCTCACACCCGCCTCCTTCCTGTGCGTGGCGCTCGCCGCCAGCGCTGACCCCGTCCTCTTGTCACCCATCACCTGGCTGTGGGCAGGACTTGTACTCTTCGCATTGT CGACAGCGTTCGCGGTGTCGTGCATGACGTCACTGGCGGCTGCGCAGGCGCCGGCGGGGGCTCGCGGCGCCGTGCTGGGGGCGCTGCGGTCGCTGGGTGCGCTCGCCCGCGCCGCCGGGCCGCTGCTCGCCTCCGCAG cCTACTGGTGCTCCGGCGCTGCTGTGACTTACTCTCTGGGCTCAATCGTCCTCATCATTCCAGCTGTGATGTTATTCAGACTGAAATCatga
- the LOC106717536 gene encoding major facilitator superfamily domain-containing protein 10 isoform X2, translating to MDHLPGDGLKYRKNNNNYKENGLHDNENKLNNKSDDIQKGKVIGLVFVSLLLDLLAFTMILPLLPSLLDYYDKEEGKGNSLYASLVYAVRSFQKLTGAPDRFASVLFGGALGSMYSFLQFLTSPIVGSLSDAYGRKPMLLICLLGIAVSHALWSCASTFSMFVLARFIGGLSKANVSLSMAIVTDASGEKTRARGMALVGLAFSIGFIVGPMAGAWFAMTTDTNFGLWGQRPALYALSLSLANIALVSLFLPETLSKDKRAPLSLSLSKAIEYVSPWHLLKFSAVENLSQHQNKVLSNLGLIYFLYLFIYSGLEFTITFLTHHTFAYTAMQQGKMFLVIGVIMAVLQGGAARRLGPRGAETAARLALALTPASFLCVALAASADPVLLSPITWLWAGLVLFALSTAFAVSCMTSLAAAQAPAGARGAVLGALRSLGALARAAGPLLASAASGRAGAAHKENLRLKKELEQLEEENNMLRLKFEILLDMMTDKTVEAEQQQQEDMQRAQSLSSLKKTKKQKW from the exons ATG gatcACTTACCTGGTGATGgcttaaaatatagaaaaaataacaacaactaTAAAGAAAATGGCTTGCATGataacgaaaataaattaaacaataaaagtgATGATATACAAAAAGGGAAAGTTATTGGCTTAGTTTTTGTGTCTTTGCTTCTGGATCTTTTAGCTTTTACTATGATTTTACCATTGTTGCCGTCATTACTTGATTATTACGACAAGGAGGAGGGTAAAGGAAATTCTTTGTATGCATCTTTAGTGTATGCTGTGAGAAGCTTTCAGAAGTTGACTGGTGCACCGGATAGGTTTGCATCAGTGCTTTTTGGAGGAGCACTGGGCTCTATGTACAGTTTCTTGCAGTTCCTTACAAGTCCTATTGTTGGCAGCTTATCAGATGCCTATGGAAGAAAACCCATGCTGTTAATTTGTTTA ttAGGTATAGCAGTGTCTCACGCATTATGGAGTTGCGCAAGTACATTCAGTATGTTCGTATTGGCGAGGTTCATAGGAGGTTTGAGCAAGGCAAATGTCAGCCTTAGTATGGCGATTGTCACTGATGCTTCAGGAGAAAAGACAAGGGCACGCGGAATG gcTCTCGTAGGTTTAGCATTTTCGATCGGATTCATAGTAGGTCCCATGGCGGGCGCCTGGTTCGCGATGACAACGGACACTAACTTCGGCCTGTGGGGCCAGAGACCTGCTTTGTATGCTCTCTCTCTGTCACTTGCCAACATTGCACTCGTGTCTTTGTTTTTGCCAGAAACATTGTCAAAG GATAAAAGAGCACCTCTCTCGCTGTCTCTTTCTAAAGCCATCGAATATGTGTCCCCTTGGCACCTATTAAAATTCTCCGCCGTTGAAAATCTGTCGCAGCATCAAAACAAAGTATTATCTAACCTGGGATtgatatactttttatatttgtttatttactccGGCCTTGAGTTTACTATAACTTTCCTGACGCACCACACCTTTGCCTATACAGCTATGCAGCAAGGGAAAATGTTTCTAGTTATAG GTGTGATAATGGCGGTGCTGCAGGGCGGTGCGGCGCGGCGACTGGGCCCGCGAGGTGCGGAGACAGCAGCGCGGCTGGCGCTAGCGCTCACACCCGCCTCCTTCCTGTGCGTGGCGCTCGCCGCCAGCGCTGACCCCGTCCTCTTGTCACCCATCACCTGGCTGTGGGCAGGACTTGTACTCTTCGCATTGT CGACAGCGTTCGCGGTGTCGTGCATGACGTCACTGGCGGCTGCGCAGGCGCCGGCGGGGGCTCGCGGCGCCGTGCTGGGGGCGCTGCGGTCGCTGGGTGCGCTCGCCCGCGCCGCCGGGCCGCTGCTCGCCTCCGCAG CGTCCGGTCGAGCGGGTGCAGCTCACAAGGAGAACCTGCGTCTTAAAAAGGAATTGGAGCAGTTGGAGGAAGAGAATAACATGTTACGTCTCAAGTTCGAAATCCTATTGGACATGATGACTGACAAGACTGTAGAAGCGGAGCAGCAGCAGCAGGAAGACATGCAGCGCGCTCAGAGCCTCAGCTCATTGAAGAAGACTAAGAAGCAGAAGTGGTGA
- the LOC106717539 gene encoding uncharacterized protein LOC106717539 — translation MSNLKSYRSCFVPLCTNTTKKTPEKMFLNVPQDEKRRKKWFQAALRDNPKTKSNFFCCEDHFDLKDDMENYIYYTTMGGKAKIKIDVVPHKFECQPNRKRQGTSMILRSAAEKRRRQQIVQDILSESSDNVEIGNPQEPNFDAVSVDTSNSCTVAVQVNKRSKYPNVSVQCKLPSIGVDKSCSPSKTGSISTATSPIKPLRQKLIFIITQRCSEEFII, via the exons atgtcaaatctCAAAAGTTACCGCTCTTGTTTTGTACCATTATGTACAAATACTACAAAGAAAACTcctgaaaaaatgtttttaaatgttcctCAAGACGAGAAAcgtcgaaaaaaatggtttcaaGCAGCGCTTCGAGATAATCCTAAAACAAAATCgaactttttttgttgtgaAGATCACTTTGAT CTAAAGGATGATAtggaaaattatatatactacACAACAATGGGAGGTAAagccaaaattaaaattgatgtgGTACCACACAAGTTCGAATGTCAACCAAATCGTAAACGACAGGGGACTTCAATGATTCTTAGATCAGCTGCAGAAAAAAGACGAAGACAACAAATAGTTCAAGACATTTTAAGTGAATCTTCGGACAATGTGGAAATTGGTAATCCTCAAGAACCAAACTTTGATGCCGTATCAGTCGACACTTCTAATAGTTGTACTGTTGCTGTTCAAGTGAATAAACGTTCTAAATATCCTAATGTGTCAGTTCAATGTAAACTTCCATCAATCGGTGTAGATAAATCCTGCTCACCAAGTAAAACTGGCAGCATTAGTACTGCAACATCTCCAATTAAACCATTACGtcagaaattaattttcataattactcAAAGATGTTCAGAAGAGTTTATCATCTAG